A single Candidatus Zymogenus saltonus DNA region contains:
- the larB gene encoding nickel pincer cofactor biosynthesis protein LarB, with translation MDRDELKRLLSMVKNGEITVEEGLEELKGLPFMDLGFAMPDTHRAIRQGFPEVVLGEGKRPEDIAEIVRSLSGGTNNVLVTRVDGEKAAVVRKIIPEITHHERARCLVLKVREVEEKGRGTIMVICAGTSDIPVAEEAVLVCELMGNRTERLYDVGVAGIHRLMYRGKDIRSANVLVVVAGMEGALPSVVGGIVERPVVAVPTSIGYGAALGGISALLGMLNSCAAGVCVVNIDNGFSGGYVASLINR, from the coding sequence ATGGACCGAGACGAGCTAAAACGGCTCCTGTCGATGGTTAAAAACGGCGAGATTACGGTGGAAGAGGGATTGGAGGAGCTGAAGGGGCTCCCCTTTATGGATCTCGGTTTTGCCATGCCCGACACCCACAGGGCGATAAGGCAGGGCTTTCCCGAGGTCGTTTTGGGTGAGGGAAAGAGACCTGAGGATATCGCCGAAATCGTAAGGAGCCTCTCCGGCGGAACCAATAACGTCCTTGTTACCAGGGTGGACGGTGAAAAAGCGGCGGTGGTAAGGAAAATAATCCCCGAGATTACGCATCACGAGAGGGCGAGGTGCCTCGTTCTCAAGGTAAGGGAGGTCGAGGAGAAAGGACGCGGCACTATAATGGTGATTTGCGCCGGAACCTCCGATATACCGGTGGCGGAGGAGGCGGTCCTCGTGTGTGAGCTGATGGGAAACCGCACCGAGAGGCTCTACGATGTCGGGGTCGCGGGAATCCACAGGCTCATGTACAGGGGGAAAGACATCAGGTCGGCCAATGTCCTTGTCGTGGTTGCGGGTATGGAGGGGGCGCTTCCGAGCGTCGTCGGGGGAATCGTGGAGCGTCCGGTGGTGGCCGTGCCGACCAGCATAGGATACGGTGCGGCGCTCGGCGGGATATCGGCCCTTTTGGGGATGCTCAACTCTTGCGCCGCTGGGGTGTGCGTGGTAAACATCGACAA
- a CDS encoding chemotaxis protein CheB, whose translation MPRGKLVIIAASTGGPKVVMDILSRIPAGLPVAIIVIQHMLPKFIESFSNRLANSVKMGVKTGSRGMRVVNGGIIVAPGKKHLVLEKDGGEVFVALDDSGPRSGVIPSADLTMITAAPIYRKNLMGVILTGMGKDGMNGFQKIKEMGGITVVQDEESAVVYGMPGQALNSGLVDKILSPVEVSEEIIRFSQEDPPDGYVEI comes from the coding sequence ATGCCCCGAGGAAAGCTAGTAATCATCGCCGCTTCAACGGGTGGGCCGAAGGTTGTTATGGATATTCTCTCCCGAATACCAGCGGGACTTCCAGTAGCTATAATTGTTATACAACATATGCTTCCGAAGTTCATAGAATCTTTTTCCAATCGTCTCGCTAATTCTGTAAAAATGGGTGTGAAGACCGGTTCCCGGGGTATGAGAGTGGTAAACGGCGGGATTATAGTTGCGCCGGGCAAGAAGCATCTCGTCCTCGAGAAAGATGGGGGAGAGGTGTTTGTCGCCCTGGATGATTCAGGTCCCAGATCGGGCGTAATACCCTCTGCGGACCTGACCATGATTACCGCGGCCCCCATATACAGGAAAAACCTTATGGGGGTGATACTCACAGGGATGGGAAAGGACGGCATGAACGGCTTTCAAAAGATAAAGGAGATGGGGGGAATCACTGTCGTTCAGGATGAGGAGTCAGCCGTCGTGTACGGAATGCCCGGACAGGCCCTAAACAGCGGTCTCGTGGATAAGATCCTTTCACCGGTAGAGGTTTCCGAGGAGATAATCAGATTTTCCCAGGAGGATCCACCAGATGGATATGTCGAGATATAA
- a CDS encoding chemotaxis protein CheC yields MNIREILSQKDEIYKAHSEDAAEKTALALSDISGGPVSVGNSVVDVVEIGRINNLYGNVNGRISLVKLNVQGKLKGEIFLLPSSKDAEVLTTDLASRRTHGEISEDVKNSVLGEIGNILAATYITAIGKYFGDILMPSVPRLSFLESSGLVQKYISENTDIPSRALMIACDFVVGNGNVRVPFLFLLKPDSIDTFTGKA; encoded by the coding sequence TTGAACATTAGAGAAATTTTATCGCAGAAAGACGAGATCTATAAGGCACATTCGGAAGACGCCGCGGAGAAAACGGCTCTGGCGCTGTCGGATATTTCCGGCGGGCCGGTGAGTGTGGGGAATTCCGTCGTCGATGTCGTGGAAATTGGAAGAATCAACAATCTCTACGGGAATGTCAACGGCAGGATCAGCCTTGTAAAATTGAACGTTCAGGGCAAGCTGAAGGGAGAGATATTTCTTCTCCCAAGTTCGAAGGATGCCGAAGTATTGACGACCGATCTGGCCTCGAGAAGGACCCACGGGGAGATAAGCGAGGATGTAAAAAACTCCGTCCTGGGGGAGATAGGAAATATCCTGGCGGCGACCTATATCACAGCCATAGGGAAATACTTCGGGGACATCCTTATGCCCTCGGTCCCCCGCCTTTCCTTTTTGGAATCCAGCGGCCTGGTTCAGAAGTACATTTCAGAAAACACGGACATTCCAAGCAGGGCCTTGATGATCGCCTGCGATTTTGTCGTGGGTAACGGAAATGTCAGGGTGCCCTTCCTATTTCTCTTAAAGCCGGATTCGATAGATACATTCACAGGGAAAGCATAG
- a CDS encoding chemotaxis protein CheW, with amino-acid sequence MAEVKKSVISDRGASSTERQIIAFKLGGEIFGIDISNIERIAQFQPVTLVPRAPDFISGIMNLGGSIITLVNLSKILNIPEEEDVEQIIILENETMNIGILAGLVTDVITVDEDSPDEGLIRIESKESSFVSGVFKATDKIVNVLNIKKIFNFIESSFAGSRIK; translated from the coding sequence ATGGCGGAGGTCAAAAAGTCCGTTATCTCGGATAGGGGAGCGTCCTCAACCGAGAGACAGATAATAGCCTTCAAATTGGGAGGGGAGATCTTCGGTATAGACATATCAAATATTGAGCGGATAGCCCAGTTTCAGCCGGTTACATTGGTTCCCAGGGCACCGGATTTCATTTCTGGAATAATGAATCTCGGCGGAAGTATCATCACCCTGGTTAATCTTTCAAAGATCTTGAATATTCCGGAGGAGGAAGATGTTGAACAGATAATAATTTTAGAGAACGAAACTATGAACATTGGAATACTGGCCGGATTGGTAACGGATGTTATTACGGTAGATGAGGATTCTCCCGACGAAGGGTTGATAAGGATCGAGAGCAAGGAAAGCAGCTTCGTTTCCGGAGTGTTTAAGGCTACCGATAAGATTGTCAACGTTCTAAATATAAAAAAGATTTTTAATTTTATTGAGAGTTCTTTTGCAGGATCGAGGATAAAATGA
- a CDS encoding chemotaxis protein CheA, with product MDMSRYKKIFMEESREHLNKLSQLSLDLEKDPGNMDVVNTIFREAHSIKGMAASMGYLPISELTHKVEDLMDFVRKGEISISSQVVDVILKSVDILESQLMAVEKDEELDVGLDEIFNMISEVSQGRLKKKTESEDTTEKKTADDEEDEEVSGPKEGQSIFLVTIRVDSDLPKANVKSLLGVKKVSELGKVVGLSPPLSEIKKGAFTGEVRVKVITGVRDYDIERALKELPDISDFDVKIIEEREVDGEEITREDIPDAAHVNHVKQEAETPKAEKVAPRAETPPLSKKDVVKKEAPRVEDLLPSGEALAELPRSVRISTNLLESFINLVGELLITKARIYESTKSFGSPSVDESVNRLEYLIRELHAKVITVRMMPLESILSRMPRLIRDLAREKGKEIDFSITGGDIELDRSILEELTDTLVHIFRNAVDHGIEFPEERERMGKPRRGSVTLNAYRERDLVFIEATDDGRGMDPEKIREAAVSRGIITAEQSALLSKDDILMLSCMPNLSTQKEVSDISGRGVGMDVVKTKVESLGGNIKLESDIGKGTKVILILPLTVAIIQALLISAAGATFALPLSKTIKSAEIRKESVQKSQNQRVVLINGEMIPLYRLVDVLGMKNGKEEKEKINMIVTEVRGRHIGLEVDEIKGSEEIFIKSLGNPLEKLPGFSGVTVLGDGRPILILDVVNLF from the coding sequence ATGGATATGTCGAGATATAAAAAGATCTTTATGGAAGAGTCCAGGGAACATCTTAATAAATTGAGCCAGCTCTCGTTGGATCTTGAGAAAGATCCCGGTAACATGGATGTCGTAAACACGATTTTTAGGGAGGCCCACTCCATAAAGGGGATGGCGGCGTCCATGGGGTATCTGCCGATCTCGGAGCTCACCCACAAGGTCGAGGATTTAATGGATTTTGTCAGAAAGGGGGAGATCTCCATATCATCTCAGGTGGTCGATGTCATCCTCAAGTCGGTGGATATACTCGAGTCACAGCTTATGGCCGTTGAAAAGGACGAAGAGCTTGACGTGGGATTGGATGAAATCTTCAATATGATCTCCGAGGTATCTCAGGGGAGGCTCAAAAAAAAGACAGAATCCGAAGATACCACGGAAAAAAAAACGGCTGATGACGAGGAGGACGAGGAGGTATCCGGGCCCAAAGAGGGTCAGTCTATCTTTCTCGTAACGATACGGGTGGATTCTGATCTGCCTAAGGCGAACGTTAAGTCGCTCCTCGGCGTAAAGAAGGTATCCGAGCTGGGAAAGGTGGTGGGGCTGTCCCCTCCCCTGTCCGAGATAAAAAAAGGAGCTTTCACTGGCGAGGTCAGGGTCAAGGTCATCACAGGGGTCAGGGATTACGATATTGAAAGGGCCCTTAAGGAGCTTCCGGACATCTCCGACTTCGATGTAAAGATAATCGAGGAAAGGGAAGTGGACGGCGAGGAGATTACGAGGGAAGATATTCCCGATGCCGCTCATGTTAATCATGTTAAACAGGAGGCGGAGACCCCAAAAGCCGAAAAAGTAGCTCCGAGGGCGGAAACACCTCCCCTCTCTAAGAAAGATGTAGTAAAGAAGGAAGCTCCCCGGGTGGAAGACCTGCTCCCTTCGGGAGAGGCCCTTGCCGAGCTCCCCCGCTCCGTCAGGATAAGCACGAATCTTCTGGAGAGCTTTATTAACCTCGTGGGGGAGCTCTTGATCACCAAGGCGAGGATCTACGAGTCGACGAAAAGCTTCGGGTCGCCCTCGGTGGACGAGTCGGTAAACAGGCTCGAATATCTGATCAGGGAGCTTCACGCAAAGGTCATAACGGTGAGGATGATGCCCCTCGAGAGCATCCTTTCGAGGATGCCCAGGTTGATCAGGGACCTCGCTAGGGAGAAGGGGAAGGAGATAGATTTTTCCATCACCGGAGGGGATATCGAGCTTGACCGGTCGATCTTGGAGGAGCTGACCGACACGCTTGTGCATATCTTCAGAAACGCCGTAGACCACGGCATCGAGTTCCCCGAAGAAAGGGAGAGGATGGGCAAACCCCGCCGGGGCTCCGTGACACTCAACGCCTACAGGGAGCGGGACCTCGTCTTCATCGAGGCCACGGACGACGGCAGGGGGATGGACCCGGAAAAGATCAGGGAAGCCGCCGTGTCCAGGGGAATTATAACGGCGGAGCAGTCCGCGCTGTTGAGCAAAGATGATATCCTCATGCTGTCCTGTATGCCAAACCTTTCCACCCAAAAGGAGGTGTCGGACATCTCCGGCAGGGGGGTGGGCATGGACGTTGTAAAGACTAAGGTCGAGTCTTTGGGCGGAAACATAAAGCTGGAATCGGACATAGGCAAGGGAACAAAAGTCATACTGATTCTGCCCCTGACGGTGGCGATTATTCAGGCCCTTCTGATCTCAGCGGCGGGGGCGACATTTGCCCTTCCCTTGAGCAAGACGATAAAGTCGGCAGAGATAAGAAAGGAATCCGTTCAGAAGAGCCAAAACCAGAGAGTGGTCTTGATAAACGGCGAGATGATCCCCCTTTACAGACTGGTGGACGTTCTCGGGATGAAAAATGGAAAAGAGGAGAAGGAGAAAATCAACATGATCGTAACGGAGGTGAGGGGCAGGCATATAGGACTTGAGGTCGACGAGATTAAGGGGAGCGAGGAGATATTCATTAAATCGCTGGGGAATCCCCTCGAAAAACTCCCCGGCTTTTCGGGGGTCACCGTCCTGGGGGACGGCAGACCGATTTTAATCCTCGATGTAGTAAACCTTTTTTGA
- a CDS encoding response regulator — protein sequence MSVKILVVDDASFMRTMLSDILTAEGFEIIGEAENGVDAVELYKKLKPDITTMDIVMPLKSGIDAVKEIIAIDKSAKIVMCSALGQESLVTEAINAGAKDYIIKPFDPEKVLSMVKKVAGV from the coding sequence ATGAGTGTAAAGATATTAGTGGTAGATGACGCAAGCTTTATGCGGACAATGTTGAGCGATATCCTGACGGCGGAGGGATTTGAGATTATAGGTGAAGCGGAAAACGGTGTGGATGCCGTGGAGCTTTACAAGAAGCTCAAGCCGGACATAACTACAATGGATATTGTTATGCCGCTTAAGAGCGGGATTGACGCCGTAAAGGAGATAATTGCGATTGATAAAAGCGCAAAAATAGTTATGTGCAGTGCCCTTGGACAGGAATCCTTAGTTACGGAGGCGATAAATGCGGGGGCAAAGGATTACATAATAAAGCCCTTCGACCCGGAAAAGGTATTGTCGATGGTCAAGAAGGTTGCCGGGGTATAG